GACCTGGATCCCGAGCTCCAGGAAGTAGTCGGTGAGGTCCTCGGACATCTTCTTGGTGAGGGTGGTGACCAGGACCCGCTCGTCCTTCTCGGTGCGCTTGCGGATCTCGTGGACCAGGTCGTCGATCTGGCCCTCGGTGGGCTTGACGACGACCTCCGGGTCGACGAGGCCGGTGGGGCGGATGATCTGCTCCACGAAGCCGTCGCCCCTGGAGAGCTCGTACTTCCCGGGGGTGGCGGAGAGATAGACGGTCTGGTTGATCCGGCTCAGGAACTCCTCCCACTTCAGCGGGCGGTTGTCGAGCGCGGAGGGGAGCCGGAAGCCGTGGTCGACGAGGGTCCGCTTGCGGGAGGCGTCGCCCTCGTACATGGCGCCGATCTGCGGCACGGTGACATGCGACTCGTCGAGGACGAGGAGGAAGTCCTCGGGGAAGTAGTCGAGGAGGGTGTTGGGCGCGGTGCCGGGTGAGCGGTCGTCGAAGTGCATCGAGTAGTTCTCGACGCCGGAGCAGGTGCCGATCTGCCGGAGCATCTCGATGTCGTACGTGGTGCGCATCCGCAGCCGCTGGGCCTCCAGCATCTTGCCCTGCTTCTCCAGCTCGGCGAGGCGCTGTTCCAGCTCCTGCTCGATGCCGTTGACCGCCTTCTCCATGCGTTCGGGACCCGCGACGTAGTGGCTGGCGGGGAAGACGTGGAGGGACTGGTCCTCGCTGATGACCTCGCCGGTGAGCGGGTGGAGGGTGGAGAGCGCCTCGATCTCGTCACCGAACATCTCGATGCGGACGGCGAGCTCCTCGTAGACCGGGAAGATCTCGATGGTGTCGCCGCGGACCCGGAAGGTGCCACGGGTGAACGCGAGGTCGTTGCGGCTGTACTGGATCTCGACGAAGCGGCGCAGCAGCTGGTCGCGGTCGATCTCGTCGCCCACCTTGAGCTGGACCATGCGGTCCACGTATTCCTGGGGCGTACCGAGTCCGTAGATGCAGGAGACGGAGGCGACCACGATGACGTCTCGCCGGGTGAGCAGCGAATTCGTCGCGGAGTGGCGCAGCCGCTCGACCTCCTCGTTGATCGAGGAGTCCTTCTCGATGTAGGTGTCCGACTGCGGGACGTACGCCTCGGGCTGGTAGTAGTCGTAGTACGAGACGAAGTACTCGACGGCGTTGTTGGGCAGCAGCTCGCGGAACTCGTTCGCCAGCTGGGCCGCGAGTGTTTTGTTCGGCGCCATCACGAGGGTGGGGCGCTGCAGCTTCTCGATCATCCAGGCGGTGGTCGCCGACTTGCCGGTGCCGGTCGCACCGAGCAGGACGACATCCTTCTCGTCCGCACGGATGCGCCGCTCCAGCTCGGCGATGGCCGCGGGCTGGTCGCCGCTGGGCTGGTAGGGACTGACGACCTCGAAAGGCGCCACCGAACGTTCGATCTTCGAAACGGGCCGCATGCAACCACCGTACGACCCGCCACTGACAACCGGGCCGGGTCAGCCGCCCGGCCGGGCCGGGGTCACCATTCTCCGGGCGGCGCGGGGTCGCGCGGACGGGCGTGGAACGACGCCGGGTCGGCATGGGTCCCGAACCGAGGCACCTGCCGCTGGGCCGGGATTCCGGGGGGCCTTCCGGCCCCGTTCACGGCCGTGGGGTCGTTCCATTGCGGGGTGCCCATCACCATCAGCGGGTCGAACATCACGACCACCGCGGCAAGGAGCAGGAAGCAGCCGGGGCCGATGAGCAGCGGCAGGAGGGGAACGGCGGGCCCGTCGGCCGCAGCGGCGCCGGCGAGGGCGGCGGGGTGCAGATGGACGCTGAGCGCGGCCATGCCCGTGTAGTGCATGCCGCTCACCGCGACGCCCATCACGACGCCGGCGCCGAGACCGGTCAGGAGGCCGCGCAGGGAGACGGCCGCCCAGAGCGCGGTCGTGGCGGCCACCACCGCTATGACGACGGAGAGGATCACGGTGACCGTGTCGTATTCGAACCGTCCATCCAGGCGCATTCCGGCCATGCCCAGGTAGTGCATGGTGGCCACACCGAGCCCGATGATGGTGCCACCCGTGATCATGGCCATGCGGGTGGCGCCCCGGTATCCGACGATGAAGATGCCGATCGCGACCATGCCGATGGCGACGGCGAGGCTGGCAAAGGTGATCGGCTTGTCGTAGCCGATGGGCACACCCTC
This sequence is a window from Streptomyces sp. NBC_01217. Protein-coding genes within it:
- the uvrB gene encoding excinuclease ABC subunit UvrB, which translates into the protein MRPVSKIERSVAPFEVVSPYQPSGDQPAAIAELERRIRADEKDVVLLGATGTGKSATTAWMIEKLQRPTLVMAPNKTLAAQLANEFRELLPNNAVEYFVSYYDYYQPEAYVPQSDTYIEKDSSINEEVERLRHSATNSLLTRRDVIVVASVSCIYGLGTPQEYVDRMVQLKVGDEIDRDQLLRRFVEIQYSRNDLAFTRGTFRVRGDTIEIFPVYEELAVRIEMFGDEIEALSTLHPLTGEVISEDQSLHVFPASHYVAGPERMEKAVNGIEQELEQRLAELEKQGKMLEAQRLRMRTTYDIEMLRQIGTCSGVENYSMHFDDRSPGTAPNTLLDYFPEDFLLVLDESHVTVPQIGAMYEGDASRKRTLVDHGFRLPSALDNRPLKWEEFLSRINQTVYLSATPGKYELSRGDGFVEQIIRPTGLVDPEVVVKPTEGQIDDLVHEIRKRTEKDERVLVTTLTKKMSEDLTDYFLELGIQVRYLHSDVDTLRRIELLRELRSGEYDVLVGINLLREGLDLPEVSLVAILDADKQGFLRSGTSLIQTIGRAARNVSGQVHMYADKITPAMAQAIDETNRRREKQIAYNTERGLDPQPLRKKINDIVATIAREEVDTEELLGTGYRQSKGTKAPVPTLGAKTAGSRKAGGNGVVVTDRPATELAGIIEEMTDRMRAAAADLQFEVAARLRDEVGELKKELRQMREAGLA
- a CDS encoding MHYT domain-containing protein, which encodes MQGTIDGFGYGAVTPVAAFLMACLGAALGLRCTTRSLRTERSFKAGWLALGATSIGSGIWTMHFIAMIGFSVEGVPIGYDKPITFASLAVAIGMVAIGIFIVGYRGATRMAMITGGTIIGLGVATMHYLGMAGMRLDGRFEYDTVTVILSVVIAVVAATTALWAAVSLRGLLTGLGAGVVMGVAVSGMHYTGMAALSVHLHPAALAGAAAADGPAVPLLPLLIGPGCFLLLAAVVVMFDPLMVMGTPQWNDPTAVNGAGRPPGIPAQRQVPRFGTHADPASFHARPRDPAPPGEW